Below is a window of Verrucomicrobiota bacterium DNA.
GTGCTCAGAATCATCATCAGCACCATGACCACCGCTTGCAGGCTCCATAGACTGAGTGAAAAATAGTCGGTGAAGTCAGTGCGTGGGTGTAGGGAAAATACAGCTGTCAATAGAATCGCCCAAAGCACAGGAATGACCAGCAGGTAAAACCTGAATATCTGATGCTCCCGGCAATAGGTGAAAAAACGAGTCATTGTGTGGTTTTCTGCAAATCAGGTGTTTTCACGAAGTGCCCAGCGAGCTTCTCTAGTCCCAGGAATAAGGCGATCAACCCTGAGCAACCGAAGAGAGCACTTGCGGTGCCACATTGCGGCCACCGCAAAGCGACGGGAGCACCAGATACTCGCACCTTTATAAACCCGTCGCACCTATCGCCGAGATTAAGCGACTCTGCCCGAGAGGTCCAGCTTTTGTGGGTTTCCAATCTCGCTGGGATAAAGACCGGGTTGCCTAAGCCGCCTTGGTGGAGCTATTTTTTGAAGAGGTCACTGTGGCTTCCAGAGCGTTCCAAATATAGTGAATCGGGCTCGTTCCTGTAGATCAGAAGCCAGTCCGGTTCGATGTGGCAATCCCTCGAGCCAACCCACCTGCCGATCAAAGCGTGATCTCGGTGCTTTTCTTCGAGAGGCTGATCTGCGGCGAGCGAGCGAATAACATCCCCCAGCTTTCCGAGCTCCTTCCCTCTTTTCTTCAAGCGTCTGATATCCTTC
It encodes the following:
- a CDS encoding type II toxin-antitoxin system YafQ family toxin encodes the protein MKPVVQTSQFKKDIRRLKKRGKELGKLGDVIRSLAADQPLEEKHRDHALIGRWVGSRDCHIEPDWLLIYRNEPDSLYLERSGSHSDLFKK